From Gaiellales bacterium, a single genomic window includes:
- a CDS encoding MarR family winged helix-turn-helix transcriptional regulator encodes MPPRPRPRNTAETLAAVAPLVTRWMERVLASAEPPLSLGQYLGLRAIAAGIDSAADLARATGVSESAVSQLVAGFERAGMVERTPGDDRRRRRLALTPDGERLLRAAQKLVGARLEPLVASLAPHDADALAALLRRIEPALAGTAPPRRPPPPGHRRPPPPRP; translated from the coding sequence ATGCCCCCGCGTCCGCGCCCGCGAAACACCGCCGAGACGCTCGCGGCCGTCGCCCCGCTCGTCACCCGCTGGATGGAGCGCGTGCTGGCATCCGCCGAGCCGCCGCTCAGCCTCGGCCAGTACCTGGGCCTGCGCGCGATCGCGGCCGGGATCGACTCGGCCGCCGACCTCGCCCGCGCGACGGGCGTCTCCGAATCCGCCGTCTCACAGCTCGTCGCCGGGTTCGAGCGGGCGGGGATGGTCGAGCGCACCCCCGGCGACGACCGCCGCCGCCGCCGATTGGCGCTGACCCCGGACGGCGAGCGCCTCCTGCGCGCCGCCCAGAAGCTCGTCGGCGCGCGCCTCGAGCCGCTGGTGGCCTCGCTCGCGCCGCACGACGCCGACGCCCTCGCCGCCCTACTGCGGCGGATCGAGCCGGCCCTGGCCGGGACGGCGCCGCCGCGCCGCCCGCCCCCGCCCGGGCACCGCCGCCCGCCTCCCCCGCGCCCATGA
- a CDS encoding SLC13 family permease, giving the protein MPGISGPLHAALSASIPLVCFLTAVIWLARVAEATGLAGAIAGVLSRAAGARMVRVYALVCLACALLTSALSLDGAVVVMVPVVLALSERGAPARPLLLATIGVANAFSIAVVQGNPTNLVVMTGLHLGPAMFDARMVVPGLAAALICAGAVALRERRALGGALGPASAPQLGRDAAIAAAALVLAGAGESLAPVAGVAPWWPACAVAVGAALCLAATGAELPRPAVPWRIGLLVTALATALGFAAGAAGISSVRLPAGSVWALLAVTAAAAAVAAVVNNLPAAVAAGTLLHSGPAAFAVLSGVSVGALAGTRGSVATLLVCDLAGPGHAPAIRDGYLRLWPATAAVAASAATALVWAMS; this is encoded by the coding sequence GTGCCAGGCATCTCCGGCCCGCTCCACGCGGCGCTCTCCGCCTCGATACCGCTCGTCTGCTTCCTGACAGCGGTGATCTGGCTTGCCCGCGTCGCCGAGGCGACCGGGCTCGCCGGCGCGATCGCCGGCGTCTTGAGCCGGGCGGCGGGCGCACGCATGGTCCGAGTCTACGCGCTCGTCTGCCTCGCCTGCGCCCTGCTCACCTCTGCCCTCTCGCTCGACGGCGCGGTGGTCGTGATGGTGCCGGTGGTGCTCGCGCTCAGCGAGCGCGGCGCGCCCGCGCGGCCGCTCCTGCTCGCGACGATTGGCGTCGCCAACGCGTTCTCGATCGCGGTCGTGCAGGGCAACCCGACGAACCTCGTCGTGATGACCGGCCTGCACCTCGGACCGGCGATGTTCGACGCGAGGATGGTCGTCCCGGGCCTCGCGGCAGCGCTCATCTGCGCAGGTGCGGTGGCCCTCCGCGAGCGGCGCGCGCTGGGCGGTGCGCTCGGTCCGGCGTCCGCCCCGCAGCTCGGCCGCGACGCCGCAATCGCGGCTGCCGCGCTCGTGCTTGCGGGCGCGGGCGAGTCGCTCGCCCCCGTCGCCGGAGTCGCCCCGTGGTGGCCGGCCTGCGCCGTCGCCGTCGGTGCCGCTCTCTGCCTGGCCGCGACCGGAGCCGAGCTCCCGCGCCCGGCGGTGCCGTGGCGGATCGGGCTCCTCGTGACCGCGCTCGCGACGGCGCTCGGGTTTGCCGCAGGCGCGGCCGGGATCTCATCCGTGCGCCTGCCCGCCGGGTCGGTGTGGGCGTTGCTCGCCGTCACCGCAGCTGCCGCCGCCGTCGCCGCGGTCGTGAACAACCTGCCGGCGGCCGTCGCGGCGGGCACGCTGCTGCACTCCGGCCCGGCCGCGTTCGCCGTGCTCTCGGGCGTGTCGGTCGGCGCGCTCGCCGGCACCCGCGGCTCGGTGGCGACGCTGCTCGTCTGCGACCTGGCCGGCCCCGGCCACGCGCCCGCGATCCGCGACGGCTACCTGCGGCTGTGGCCGGCGACCGCTGCCGTGGCCGCGTCGGCCGCGACGGCGCTCGTGTGGGCCATGAGCTAG
- a CDS encoding RNA polymerase sigma factor gives MSDDVGEARFRREQHDFDALFRAHHAEIVRYLAARLGSREEAADVAAEVFIEAWRRAPGLRWRGRPVLAWLYRVAANMAADRVSARSREPVPAPAAAEAATAGDEATTVIERDALRRALATLPPDHALAVHLRLVEGYPFADVARVMGRSVGACQMLVLRAGRELREALEGEGIHAPR, from the coding sequence GTGTCGGACGATGTCGGCGAGGCCCGGTTCCGTCGCGAGCAGCACGACTTCGACGCGCTCTTCCGCGCCCACCACGCCGAGATCGTGCGCTACCTGGCGGCCCGGCTCGGCTCGCGCGAGGAGGCCGCAGACGTCGCAGCCGAGGTGTTCATCGAGGCGTGGCGGCGCGCGCCCGGCCTGCGCTGGCGGGGCCGGCCGGTGCTGGCGTGGCTCTACCGGGTGGCGGCGAACATGGCGGCCGACCGCGTGAGCGCGCGCTCGCGCGAGCCCGTCCCGGCGCCGGCGGCGGCCGAGGCCGCGACCGCCGGCGACGAGGCGACGACGGTGATCGAGCGCGACGCCCTGCGCCGGGCGCTTGCGACCCTGCCGCCCGACCACGCCCTGGCCGTGCACCTGCGCCTGGTCGAAGGCTATCCGTTCGCCGATGTCGCCCGGGTGATGGGCCGAAGCGTCGGCGCCTGCCAGATGCTCGTGCTGCGCGCGGGCCGCGAGCTGCGCGAGGCGCTCGAGGGGGAGGGCATCCATGCGCCGCGATGA
- a CDS encoding class I tRNA ligase family protein: MREKPEDGYDPGAFEAGWQERWRAEGAFRADDRSERPPLYLLEFFPYPSGAGLSVGHCKNYVPADIYSRLKRMQGFEVLHPMGWDAFGQPAENEAIRRGRHPAAMVAEYAARYRRTLESIGCSYDWERELSSADPEYYRHTQALFLLLHRRRLAYRAEAAINWCPGCETGLANEEVLGGRCWRCDAAVEERPRRQWFFRITDYARRLADDLEGLDWPDGIKAAQRDWIGDPANPRMHDWLVSRQRYWGCPIPMVECARCGLVPVPETQLPVLLPQVERYEPTGTGESPLAAIPEFVRTACPACGGKARRETDTMAGFACSAWYFLRFCDPHNPDTYAAPELIARWGAIDRYCGGAEHAVAHLLYARFVTKVLHDAGIVPFAEPFQALRNQGSLLAWTPGIEVADGPGGRRFRALSPEEAAGYTADELEWRWVRMSKSRGNVVTPEEVIAQHGADALRVYIAFAAAFADDMRYDPDGVAAAARFLARVHRLVTGVAAAVSATDADPAAEAALRRTTHRAIAAVTVAVEGFRFNAAVAELMTLHGAAARATPGSPAAAEAVETLVVLLAPFAPHLADELWTGSLGREGRATAAAWPQADPALAAAPTQRLAVQVDGRVRGEVELPAGAGEDAIRAAALAHPAVTRHLDGRSVARVIVVPGRLVSVVSAS; the protein is encoded by the coding sequence ATGCGCGAGAAACCCGAAGACGGCTACGACCCCGGCGCGTTCGAGGCCGGGTGGCAGGAGCGCTGGCGCGCCGAGGGCGCGTTCCGGGCGGACGACCGCTCGGAACGGCCGCCGCTCTACCTGCTCGAGTTCTTCCCCTACCCGTCCGGCGCCGGTCTCTCGGTCGGGCACTGCAAGAACTACGTGCCGGCGGACATCTACAGCCGGCTGAAGCGGATGCAGGGCTTCGAGGTGCTGCATCCGATGGGCTGGGACGCCTTCGGCCAGCCGGCCGAGAACGAGGCCATCCGGCGCGGCCGCCATCCCGCGGCGATGGTCGCCGAGTACGCCGCCCGCTACCGGCGCACGCTGGAGTCGATCGGCTGCTCGTACGACTGGGAGCGGGAGCTCAGCTCGGCCGACCCGGAGTACTACCGGCACACGCAGGCGCTCTTCCTGCTGCTGCACCGGCGCAGGCTGGCCTATCGCGCCGAAGCGGCGATCAACTGGTGCCCGGGCTGCGAGACCGGCCTCGCGAATGAGGAGGTCCTGGGCGGCCGCTGCTGGCGCTGCGACGCGGCGGTCGAGGAGCGGCCGCGGCGGCAATGGTTCTTCCGCATCACCGACTACGCGCGGCGGCTGGCCGACGACCTCGAGGGCCTGGACTGGCCGGACGGCATCAAGGCGGCCCAGCGCGACTGGATCGGCGACCCGGCCAATCCCCGGATGCACGACTGGCTGGTCTCGCGCCAGCGCTACTGGGGCTGCCCGATCCCGATGGTCGAGTGCGCGCGCTGCGGCCTCGTTCCCGTGCCGGAGACGCAGCTGCCGGTGCTGCTGCCGCAGGTCGAGCGCTACGAGCCGACCGGCACCGGCGAGTCGCCGCTGGCTGCGATCCCGGAGTTCGTGCGCACGGCCTGCCCGGCGTGCGGTGGCAAGGCCCGCCGCGAGACCGACACGATGGCCGGTTTCGCCTGCTCGGCCTGGTACTTCCTGCGCTTCTGCGACCCACACAACCCCGACACGTACGCCGCGCCGGAGCTGATCGCCCGCTGGGGCGCGATCGACCGCTACTGCGGCGGCGCCGAGCACGCCGTGGCGCATCTGCTGTACGCGCGCTTCGTGACGAAGGTGCTCCACGACGCCGGAATCGTCCCGTTCGCGGAGCCGTTCCAGGCGCTGCGAAACCAGGGCTCGCTGCTGGCGTGGACGCCGGGCATCGAGGTCGCCGACGGTCCCGGCGGCCGCCGCTTCCGGGCGCTCTCGCCCGAGGAGGCTGCCGGATACACCGCCGACGAGCTCGAGTGGCGCTGGGTGCGGATGTCGAAGTCGCGCGGGAACGTGGTGACGCCCGAGGAGGTGATCGCGCAGCACGGCGCCGACGCGCTGCGCGTCTACATCGCCTTCGCCGCGGCGTTCGCCGACGACATGCGCTACGACCCGGACGGCGTCGCCGCGGCCGCGCGGTTCCTGGCGCGCGTCCACCGCCTGGTGACCGGCGTGGCCGCCGCCGTGTCCGCAACGGACGCCGATCCCGCCGCCGAGGCGGCGCTGCGGAGAACGACCCACCGCGCCATCGCGGCCGTGACCGTGGCGGTCGAGGGCTTCCGCTTCAACGCCGCCGTGGCCGAGCTGATGACCCTCCACGGTGCGGCGGCGCGGGCGACGCCCGGCTCCCCGGCGGCCGCCGAGGCCGTGGAGACGCTCGTCGTGCTCCTGGCCCCGTTCGCGCCCCACCTGGCCGACGAGCTCTGGACGGGGTCCCTGGGCCGGGAGGGCAGGGCCACGGCCGCCGCCTGGCCGCAGGCCGATCCGGCGCTCGCGGCCGCGCCGACCCAGCGGCTGGCGGTTCAGGTCGACGGCCGCGTGCGCGGCGAGGTCGAGCTGCCGGCCGGGGCCGGCGAGGACGCGATCCGGGCGGCGGCGCTGGCGCATCCCGCGGTCACGCGCCACCTGGACGGGCGCAGCGTCGCGCGGGTGATCGTCGTGCCGGGCCGGCTCGTGAGCGTCGTCAGCGCGTCGTGA
- a CDS encoding S-adenosylmethionine:tRNA ribosyltransferase-isomerase, producing MSAVPLAEATAPPERRGIARDAVRVLVGRPGGVEHAIFRDLPRLLGPGDLLVVNTSATLPAALDALGPDGRHLRVHLSTPVPGHGQADGMWTVELRVPAGPGSLPFPGARRGWRLALAGGGRVRLLGGGPRLWRARIDLPVGLHEHLEAHGRPIRYSYAGADWPIEDYQTVFATEPGSAEMPSAARPFTADLVVELVAAGVEIAPIVLHTGVSSPETGEPPFPEWFRVPDATARHVNAVHAGGGRVVAVGTTAVRALETAADADGTVTPSEGWTELVIDEHRGVHAVDGLLTGWHAPEATHIDLVRAVAGRDIVERCYAAAAAGRYLWHEFGDLNLILP from the coding sequence ATGAGCGCCGTCCCCCTCGCGGAGGCCACCGCCCCTCCGGAGCGGCGCGGCATCGCCCGCGACGCCGTGCGCGTGCTGGTCGGCCGGCCAGGCGGCGTCGAGCACGCGATCTTCCGCGACCTGCCCCGCCTGCTCGGGCCGGGCGACCTGCTGGTCGTGAACACGTCGGCCACTCTCCCTGCGGCGCTCGACGCCCTCGGGCCGGACGGCCGCCACCTGCGCGTCCACCTCTCGACGCCGGTGCCCGGCCACGGCCAGGCCGACGGCATGTGGACGGTCGAGCTGCGGGTGCCCGCAGGGCCGGGCTCGCTGCCCTTTCCCGGCGCCCGGCGCGGCTGGCGGCTCGCGCTCGCCGGCGGCGGCCGCGTGCGCCTGCTGGGCGGCGGCCCGCGGCTATGGCGGGCCCGGATCGATCTCCCGGTCGGCCTGCACGAGCACCTCGAGGCCCACGGCCGCCCGATCCGCTACTCGTACGCCGGCGCGGACTGGCCGATCGAGGACTACCAGACCGTCTTCGCCACCGAGCCGGGCAGCGCGGAGATGCCGAGCGCCGCCCGCCCCTTCACGGCCGACCTGGTCGTCGAGCTCGTGGCCGCCGGCGTCGAGATCGCGCCGATCGTGCTGCACACCGGCGTGTCCTCGCCCGAGACCGGCGAGCCGCCGTTCCCGGAGTGGTTCCGGGTGCCGGACGCGACCGCGCGCCACGTGAACGCGGTGCATGCCGGCGGCGGCCGCGTCGTCGCCGTGGGGACGACCGCGGTTCGCGCCCTGGAGACGGCCGCGGACGCCGACGGGACGGTGACCCCGAGCGAGGGCTGGACCGAGCTCGTGATCGACGAGCACCGCGGCGTCCATGCCGTCGACGGCCTCCTGACCGGCTGGCACGCGCCCGAGGCCACCCACATCGACCTCGTCCGCGCGGTCGCCGGCCGCGACATCGTCGAGCGCTGCTACGCCGCTGCGGCCGCCGGCCGCTACCTGTGGCACGAGTTCGGCGATCTCAACCTGATCTTGCCATGA
- a CDS encoding SDR family oxidoreductase — protein sequence MEIALITGASRGLGLALAQALADRGYGLAIDARGSDDLEAAQAALARRTAVTAIPGDVADPAHREELVAAAVRMGRLRLLVNNASVLGPSPQPDLDAYPLELLDAVYRINVLAPLGLIQLALPTLAAAGGTVLNITSDAGVENYPGWGGYGSSKAALEQLSNVLAAEHPGLRVYWADPGDMRTRMHQQAFPGEDISDRPLPETSVPGLLQLIEGDLPSGRYRARELDRSEAAV from the coding sequence ATGGAAATCGCACTCATCACAGGCGCGTCGCGCGGCCTCGGGCTGGCGCTGGCGCAGGCGCTCGCCGACCGCGGCTACGGCCTCGCGATCGACGCGCGCGGATCCGACGACCTCGAGGCGGCGCAGGCGGCGCTCGCCCGGCGCACGGCCGTGACGGCGATCCCCGGCGACGTGGCCGACCCGGCCCACCGCGAGGAGCTCGTCGCCGCGGCCGTCCGCATGGGCCGGCTGCGGCTGCTCGTGAACAACGCGTCCGTGCTCGGGCCGAGCCCGCAGCCCGACCTCGACGCCTACCCGCTCGAGCTGCTCGACGCGGTCTATCGCATCAACGTGCTCGCCCCGCTCGGGCTGATCCAGCTGGCGCTGCCCACGCTCGCGGCGGCGGGCGGCACCGTCCTCAACATCACCTCCGACGCCGGCGTCGAGAACTACCCCGGCTGGGGCGGCTACGGCTCGTCCAAGGCGGCGCTCGAGCAGCTCTCGAACGTGCTCGCCGCCGAGCACCCGGGCCTGCGCGTCTACTGGGCCGATCCCGGCGACATGCGCACGCGCATGCACCAGCAGGCGTTCCCGGGAGAGGACATCTCCGACCGGCCGCTGCCCGAGACGAGCGTGCCCGGGCTGCTCCAGCTGATCGAGGGCGACCTGCCGTCGGGCCGCTATCGCGCCCGCGAGCTCGACCGCTCCGAGGCGGCGGTATGA
- a CDS encoding ABC transporter permease, whose translation MRGETTGALRRELVGFAGIVERNTYLIRRFVWWELAWFLYTVANTLTIVFIAKGVEAGGYHLDVNREMIILLIGAVVWSYLGLVFEIETETVAWERWEGTIEYTFMAPLSRPAHLLGMGAFAVLYGVIRTVALFGLVAVMLGVHFTNPNFATATVVLAASSFSFVGIGMMTAVLPLVSPEKGTQLGFIAQGLLLVVSGVYYPVSVLPQWMQWLSVLSPATYTLEGARRAILDGATVGAVWDDLWPLILIGVVAVPLGLYVFALGERYAKQHGRLKRSG comes from the coding sequence ATGAGGGGCGAGACGACGGGCGCGCTCCGCCGCGAGCTGGTCGGCTTCGCGGGGATCGTCGAGCGCAACACATACCTGATCCGCCGGTTCGTCTGGTGGGAGCTGGCCTGGTTCCTCTACACCGTGGCGAACACGCTCACGATCGTGTTCATCGCCAAGGGCGTCGAGGCCGGCGGCTACCACCTCGACGTGAACCGGGAGATGATCATCCTCCTGATCGGCGCGGTGGTCTGGTCGTACCTCGGACTGGTCTTCGAGATCGAGACCGAGACGGTGGCCTGGGAGCGCTGGGAGGGCACGATCGAGTACACGTTCATGGCGCCGCTCTCGCGGCCCGCCCACCTGCTCGGCATGGGCGCGTTCGCGGTCCTCTACGGCGTGATCCGCACCGTGGCGCTGTTCGGGCTCGTCGCCGTGATGCTGGGGGTGCACTTCACGAACCCCAACTTCGCGACGGCAACCGTGGTGCTGGCGGCGTCGTCGTTCTCGTTCGTCGGCATCGGGATGATGACGGCGGTGCTGCCGCTCGTGTCGCCGGAGAAGGGCACCCAGCTCGGGTTCATCGCCCAGGGCCTCTTGCTCGTCGTCTCCGGCGTCTACTACCCGGTGTCGGTGCTGCCGCAGTGGATGCAGTGGCTGTCGGTGCTCTCGCCGGCCACCTACACGCTCGAGGGCGCCCGCCGGGCGATCCTCGACGGCGCCACCGTCGGGGCGGTGTGGGACGACCTGTGGCCGCTGATCCTGATCGGCGTCGTCGCCGTGCCGCTCGGCCTGTACGTGTTCGCGCTGGGCGAGCGGTACGCCAAGCAGCATGGGCGCCTGAAGCGGTCGGGGTAG
- a CDS encoding ABC transporter ATP-binding protein, producing MSAEPAVEVCDLRKEFIRRDGSRMRGQVRRRRVPALRDVSFTVARGECVAILGQNGSGKSTLVRVLSTLLLHDGGSARVFGIDVAAKPRAVQRLVNRVSVEASFFKRMSPDENLSYSARFYGLTPRQTRTAIPEILRRVGFPPERRGEPMEDLSRGMQQKIALARALLTSPVLLLLDEPTTGLDPRSKLEVQELVRDMRRRHDCTILLCTHDMTEAEALADRVGILHEGVLLALDTPAEVRERYGAETLEDAFMAATGRSFEDEAEEEVHA from the coding sequence GTGTCCGCCGAACCTGCCGTCGAAGTCTGCGATCTGCGCAAGGAGTTCATCCGCCGCGACGGCAGCCGCATGCGCGGGCAGGTGCGGCGCCGGCGCGTGCCCGCGCTGCGGGACGTCAGCTTCACCGTCGCCCGCGGCGAGTGCGTCGCCATCCTCGGCCAGAACGGCTCCGGCAAGTCGACGCTCGTGCGCGTGCTCTCGACGCTGCTCCTGCACGACGGCGGCAGCGCCCGCGTGTTCGGCATCGACGTCGCCGCCAAGCCGCGCGCGGTGCAGCGGCTCGTGAACCGGGTCTCGGTCGAGGCGTCGTTCTTCAAGCGCATGTCGCCGGACGAGAACCTGAGCTACTCGGCCCGCTTCTACGGCCTGACGCCCAGGCAGACGCGCACCGCGATCCCGGAGATCCTGCGCCGCGTCGGCTTCCCGCCCGAGCGGCGGGGCGAGCCGATGGAGGACCTGTCCCGCGGCATGCAGCAGAAGATCGCGCTGGCCCGGGCGCTGCTCACCTCGCCGGTGCTGCTCCTGCTCGACGAGCCGACGACCGGCCTCGACCCGCGCTCCAAGCTCGAGGTACAGGAGCTCGTGCGCGACATGCGCCGCCGGCACGACTGCACGATCCTGCTCTGCACGCACGACATGACCGAGGCCGAGGCGCTGGCCGACCGGGTCGGGATCCTGCACGAGGGCGTCCTGCTGGCGCTCGACACGCCGGCCGAGGTGCGCGAGCGCTACGGCGCCGAGACGCTCGAGGACGCGTTCATGGCCGCCACCGGCCGCAGCTTCGAGGACGAGGCCGAAGAGGAGGTGCACGCATGA
- a CDS encoding sugar transferase, which translates to MESVAGTNGDRPVAVRPRPAALALKRTLDATLAAAGLVVLSPVLAALAAVIVIEDGLPVLFRQERAGLDGEPFTIFKFRTMVRDAEAHGDGFAVNEGDDRILRTGDFYRRFGLDELPQLWNVLRGDMSLIGPRPTLMQQVERYTPRQRLRLRMRPGVTGWSQIHGRTSIPWSRRIELDVWYVENWSLRLDARILWRTVGQMTRPGETYKGTTGGWDL; encoded by the coding sequence GTGGAATCGGTCGCAGGAACCAACGGCGATCGGCCCGTCGCGGTGCGCCCGCGGCCGGCCGCGCTGGCGCTCAAGCGGACCCTGGACGCGACCCTCGCCGCGGCCGGCCTGGTGGTGCTCTCGCCGGTGCTGGCGGCGCTTGCCGCGGTCATCGTGATCGAGGACGGGCTGCCGGTGCTCTTCCGCCAGGAGCGGGCCGGCCTCGACGGCGAGCCGTTCACGATCTTCAAGTTCCGCACGATGGTGCGCGACGCCGAGGCGCACGGCGACGGCTTCGCCGTGAACGAGGGCGACGATCGCATCCTGCGCACCGGCGACTTCTACCGCCGCTTCGGCCTCGACGAGCTGCCGCAGCTCTGGAACGTGCTGCGCGGCGACATGTCCCTGATCGGCCCGCGGCCGACGCTGATGCAGCAGGTGGAGCGCTACACGCCCCGCCAGCGGCTGCGGCTGCGCATGCGCCCCGGCGTGACCGGGTGGTCGCAGATCCACGGCCGCACCTCGATCCCGTGGTCGCGCCGGATCGAGCTCGACGTCTGGTATGTCGAGAACTGGTCGCTGCGGCTCGACGCGCGCATCCTGTGGCGCACGGTCGGCCAGATGACCCGGCCGGGCGAGACGTACAAGGGGACGACGGGCGGCTGGGACCTGTGA
- a CDS encoding ATP-grasp domain-containing protein, translating into MSKRSVLLTCAGLRVDVVRAFREALDGLGWDGDVVAVDANPLAPALVKADRGVVVPHASSPDYVPTLAELVTAHGVRAVLPLADLDNVELVTGREQIEAAGAALLLPDLAVAEAMFDKYRCHEALLAAGLPSPDTWVPEELPAGAPLPLLVKRRWGYASRDIYRCETLDEVRFFVGYAGVPVIVQKFLPGEQFSIDVLCDLDGRALNAIPRTMIESKGGESIKGQTIADQHLIDLGRTVAEGLRLVGPATIQCFDEPEGLPVTDINTRFGGAFPLPLAAGSRYPELILRMACGERVEPHVGRFTPGVTMTRFYDSVILPEDAGPAAPGGVSARRGEVPG; encoded by the coding sequence GTGAGCAAACGCTCGGTGCTGCTCACCTGCGCCGGCCTGCGCGTCGACGTCGTCCGCGCGTTCCGCGAGGCGCTCGACGGGCTCGGCTGGGACGGCGACGTCGTCGCCGTCGACGCCAACCCGCTCGCGCCCGCGCTGGTGAAGGCCGACCGCGGCGTCGTCGTGCCGCACGCGTCGAGCCCGGATTACGTCCCGACGCTCGCCGAGCTCGTCACCGCCCACGGCGTGCGGGCGGTGCTGCCGCTGGCCGATCTCGACAACGTCGAGCTCGTCACCGGCCGGGAGCAGATCGAGGCCGCCGGCGCGGCCCTGCTCCTGCCCGACCTGGCCGTCGCCGAGGCGATGTTCGACAAGTACCGCTGCCACGAGGCGCTGTTGGCGGCGGGGCTGCCCTCGCCGGACACGTGGGTTCCGGAGGAGCTGCCCGCCGGCGCGCCGCTGCCCCTGCTGGTGAAGCGGCGGTGGGGGTACGCGTCGCGCGACATCTACCGCTGCGAGACGCTCGACGAGGTGCGCTTCTTCGTCGGGTACGCCGGCGTGCCGGTGATCGTGCAGAAGTTCCTGCCCGGCGAGCAGTTCTCCATCGACGTCCTCTGCGATCTCGACGGGCGGGCGCTGAACGCGATCCCGCGGACGATGATCGAGTCGAAGGGCGGCGAGTCGATCAAGGGCCAGACGATCGCCGACCAGCACCTGATCGACCTCGGCCGCACGGTTGCCGAGGGGCTGCGACTGGTCGGGCCGGCCACGATCCAGTGCTTCGACGAGCCCGAGGGCCTGCCGGTCACCGACATCAACACCCGCTTCGGCGGCGCGTTCCCGCTGCCGCTCGCGGCCGGGTCGCGGTATCCGGAGCTGATCCTGCGCATGGCTTGCGGCGAGCGGGTCGAGCCGCACGTGGGCCGCTTCACGCCCGGCGTCACGATGACCCGCTTCTACGACTCGGTGATCCTGCCGGAGGATGCCGGTCCGGCCGCGCCCGGCGGTGTCAGTGCCCGCCGCGGCGAGGTGCCGGGATAG